A genomic stretch from Planctomycetia bacterium includes:
- a CDS encoding PepSY domain-containing protein, whose protein sequence is MTPETLLESSATEAPTAEAIIAEHLATAKRQSLTDPADRPNENTSSRAKLYRLFWRWHFYAGMFVAPIILTASITGGLYVFIDELVPLMYPELMSAEPPAAGARNLTLAELGTAVMKEHPQAKLLSVAQPVAPGLNAELAMQLGKDRRTAMVDPTTGRVAGLYDGGSSFFGIVLGLHRRLLLGTPGRITVELAASWGIVLIITGTYLWWPRRTGRAASPGAGVWYPRLRAPLTVVLRDLHTVVGFYGVATAAIILATGLFFTQFFGNGYKMLTNNFGSAPAVMKQAPKSEPANGRARISPDAALSTAEALLPGQGPIRVGVPASPTDSFRVQRVDDSSPTLKTTVFVDAYSGKVNGSFGWDDISTLHKIRSSIYPIHVGSIYGLPTKILALLTCLALTLLSITGVWMWWRRRPRGTWGLAPSTANIAIPRWLLGLIVVLGVLMPAMGMSLALILVVDFAVVRFLAFRRRSSAAG, encoded by the coding sequence ATGACCCCTGAAACGCTGCTCGAATCTTCCGCTACCGAAGCGCCTACGGCCGAAGCGATCATCGCCGAACATCTGGCGACTGCGAAGCGGCAATCGCTCACGGACCCTGCCGATCGCCCCAACGAAAACACTTCGTCCCGCGCCAAGCTCTATCGTTTGTTCTGGCGCTGGCACTTCTACGCGGGCATGTTCGTCGCCCCGATCATTCTCACCGCTTCGATCACCGGCGGGCTCTACGTGTTCATCGATGAGTTGGTGCCGCTCATGTATCCCGAGCTGATGTCGGCCGAGCCGCCGGCCGCGGGTGCTCGAAACCTGACGCTGGCCGAGCTCGGCACGGCCGTGATGAAAGAGCATCCGCAAGCGAAGCTCCTCTCCGTAGCGCAGCCGGTCGCGCCGGGTTTGAACGCCGAACTCGCGATGCAACTCGGCAAAGATCGGCGCACGGCCATGGTCGACCCCACGACCGGCCGAGTCGCCGGCCTCTACGACGGCGGCAGTTCGTTCTTCGGCATCGTGCTCGGTTTGCATCGTCGCTTGTTGTTGGGAACGCCGGGCCGCATCACGGTCGAGCTGGCCGCTTCGTGGGGAATTGTCTTGATCATCACCGGCACGTATCTGTGGTGGCCGCGCCGCACCGGCCGCGCGGCTTCGCCCGGTGCCGGCGTTTGGTATCCGCGCCTGCGTGCTCCGCTGACGGTCGTCTTGCGCGATCTGCATACGGTCGTCGGTTTCTACGGCGTGGCGACCGCCGCAATCATCCTCGCCACCGGCTTGTTCTTCACGCAGTTTTTCGGCAACGGCTACAAGATGCTGACGAACAACTTCGGCTCGGCTCCGGCCGTGATGAAGCAAGCGCCGAAGTCGGAGCCCGCCAATGGGCGAGCGCGCATCTCGCCCGACGCGGCGTTGAGCACCGCCGAAGCGTTGTTGCCCGGCCAAGGCCCGATCCGTGTCGGCGTTCCTGCCTCGCCGACCGATTCGTTCCGCGTGCAACGGGTCGACGATTCGAGTCCGACGTTGAAGACGACCGTGTTCGTCGATGCGTACTCGGGCAAGGTCAACGGTTCGTTCGGTTGGGACGACATTTCGACGTTGCATAAAATTCGCTCAAGCATCTATCCGATTCACGTCGGCTCGATCTATGGCTTGCCGACGAAGATTCTCGCCCTGCTGACTTGCCTGGCTCTGACGTTGCTTTCGATCACCGGCGTATGGATGTGGTGGCGCCGCCGGCCGCGCGGCACATGGGGCCTCGCCCCGTCGACGGCGAACATCGCGATCCCGCGCTGGCTGCTCGGCTTGATCGTCGTCTTGGGTGTTTTAATGCCGGCCATGGGGATGTCGCTCGCGTTGATCCTCGTCGTCGACTTCGCTGTTGTCCGCTTCCTGGCTTTCCGTCGGCGATCGTCGGCTGCGGGTTAA